One Turneriella parva DSM 21527 genomic region harbors:
- a CDS encoding response regulator, with amino-acid sequence MTDEQTRTRWQEPVAPALCLEMPFMIVHGYRSSFMRPVHLVGEKHVTALAKPQGEPMKLMIVDDSSIMRKAIEKYLAGAGIEIVGTAGDGKQAVELFKTTLPDVVTLDITMPEMDGLQCLEELLKIKPDVKVMVVSALKDEATALEALKKGARSFLGKPFTPESIKEAFDQVVAD; translated from the coding sequence GTGACAGACGAACAGACCCGTACACGGTGGCAAGAACCTGTTGCGCCTGCGTTATGTCTCGAGATGCCGTTCATGATTGTTCACGGTTATCGATCCTCATTTATGCGCCCGGTGCACCTGGTTGGTGAAAAACACGTGACGGCACTGGCAAAGCCTCAAGGTGAGCCTATGAAGCTGATGATTGTTGATGACTCGAGTATCATGCGCAAAGCGATCGAGAAATATCTTGCCGGCGCGGGTATCGAGATTGTTGGCACTGCCGGTGACGGCAAACAGGCAGTTGAGCTCTTCAAGACCACGCTGCCCGATGTCGTGACTCTCGACATCACCATGCCCGAAATGGATGGGCTACAGTGCCTTGAAGAACTACTGAAGATCAAGCCTGACGTGAAGGTCATGGTTGTTTCGGCGCTCAAAGATGAAGCAACTGCACTCGAAGCGCTCAAGAAAGGCGCACGCAGTTTTCTCGGCAAACCGTTTACGCCCGAGAGCATCAAAGAGGCATTCGATCAGGTAGTCGCCGACTGA
- a CDS encoding heme-binding beta-barrel domain-containing protein, with the protein MAESNDKEFFGPLYPLIGVWQGDNGMDVSPEPDGEEMSPYFETITIAPVGDATNAEEQTLVCVSYTQVVSRKSTGQVFHHQIGYFYFEKKTGEVLYSLTIPRAVSVLAKGKATVSGSKTEISVHADAADKNYGILESSFMSAKASTRAFDMKLNVDGDTMSYSMTTSVDIYGKKSFAHTDENSLKRK; encoded by the coding sequence ATGGCAGAGAGCAACGATAAAGAATTTTTCGGTCCGCTATACCCCCTGATCGGCGTTTGGCAGGGCGACAACGGCATGGATGTCTCACCAGAACCCGACGGAGAAGAGATGTCGCCCTATTTTGAGACGATCACCATCGCGCCAGTCGGCGATGCTACCAACGCCGAAGAGCAGACCCTTGTGTGTGTGTCTTATACGCAGGTGGTGAGCCGCAAATCGACCGGCCAGGTTTTTCACCACCAGATCGGCTACTTCTACTTTGAAAAGAAAACCGGCGAGGTGCTGTATTCACTCACCATACCCCGTGCAGTGTCTGTGCTGGCAAAGGGCAAGGCAACGGTATCGGGCAGCAAGACAGAGATCAGCGTGCATGCCGACGCAGCCGACAAGAACTATGGCATTCTTGAATCCTCATTTATGAGCGCCAAGGCTTCGACCCGCGCGTTCGACATGAAACTTAACGTCGATGGCGACACCATGAGCTATTCGATGACAACCAGCGTCGACATCTATGGCAAAAAGAGTTTCGCACACACAGACGAGAACTCACTCAAGCGCAAGTGA
- a CDS encoding YceI family protein produces the protein MKKSMTVAALAAAAMLFTACEKPPVAQAAPATPVFTPAKPDGKEFKIDVAASKIEWIGTKVTGKHNGTINLKSGSVFVKDGAVVAGKFTADMASLDDKDLSGEYHDKLNKHLKSDEFFDVEKFPEGVFEISSVEKSANGSTVKGNLTLKGVTHGVTFDADIVTEKNAPKAAKATFNIDRKKWGIVYPGKPDDLISDTINLTLDLKIKK, from the coding sequence ATGAAAAAATCAATGACAGTCGCAGCTTTGGCTGCGGCAGCAATGCTGTTTACGGCTTGCGAAAAACCACCTGTTGCGCAAGCAGCGCCTGCGACGCCGGTGTTCACTCCTGCGAAACCAGACGGTAAAGAATTCAAGATCGATGTTGCAGCGAGCAAAATCGAGTGGATCGGTACAAAAGTCACCGGCAAACACAACGGTACGATCAACCTGAAATCAGGTTCAGTGTTCGTAAAAGATGGCGCGGTCGTAGCCGGCAAATTTACCGCTGACATGGCGTCACTCGACGACAAAGACCTTTCAGGTGAATACCATGACAAACTTAACAAGCACCTCAAGAGCGACGAGTTCTTTGACGTAGAAAAGTTTCCAGAAGGTGTTTTTGAAATCAGCTCAGTGGAAAAATCAGCGAATGGCTCTACTGTTAAAGGCAACCTGACGCTGAAAGGTGTCACTCACGGCGTGACCTTCGACGCAGATATCGTCACTGAAAAGAACGCGCCCAAAGCGGCTAAGGCAACTTTCAACATCGATCGCAAAAAATGGGGTATCGTTTATCCCGGTAAGCCAGACGACCTGATCTCTGACACGATCAACCTGACTCTCGATCTGAAGATTAAGAAATAA
- a CDS encoding adenylate/guanylate cyclase domain-containing protein: protein MNESAHTPVKSKILLVESSKKESSIIQPNLPAGDFELVTVDGIENAVAAVLSGKPDMIFVSAEFAGAGEKLEQVKQASRQFGSTLVLLSGGDADVDAAQYDDVVRTDTGNTELAHRLGNLVELKRAKLELEWMKQRLKNDRKLLTKYFSEDIVEGILQDEHANSLSGKHQEATIMFFDVRRSTTIAENLEPQIFAEFLSEFFTDIMDLVYGNHGSVNKLLGDGIMSTFGCPVPSEHDVLNAAKCALQIRNHLATFNDVRPDYIKEPIRVGMGIATGKVFAGNIGSVRRMEYTVLGDPVNLASRLESMTKEAGVDILIDGNTRHRLGNLIKCRKVAHSGVRGKLQEIEIYSLDELVKR from the coding sequence ATGAATGAATCTGCACACACGCCTGTTAAGTCGAAAATTCTGCTGGTTGAGAGCAGCAAAAAAGAATCGTCTATCATTCAGCCGAATCTTCCCGCTGGTGATTTCGAGCTGGTTACTGTCGATGGCATAGAAAATGCGGTGGCAGCCGTTCTGTCTGGTAAGCCCGACATGATTTTTGTCTCTGCTGAGTTTGCCGGCGCAGGCGAAAAGCTCGAACAGGTGAAGCAGGCAAGCCGCCAGTTCGGTTCGACGCTTGTGCTGCTGAGCGGCGGCGACGCCGATGTCGATGCGGCACAGTACGACGATGTAGTGCGCACCGATACAGGCAATACTGAACTTGCACACCGCCTGGGTAATCTGGTTGAGCTAAAGCGCGCCAAACTCGAACTCGAGTGGATGAAACAGCGGCTCAAGAATGACCGCAAGTTGCTCACTAAGTATTTCTCTGAAGACATCGTCGAAGGCATTCTACAAGACGAACACGCCAACAGCCTCAGCGGCAAACACCAAGAAGCAACGATCATGTTCTTTGACGTGCGCCGTTCGACCACGATTGCCGAAAACCTCGAGCCACAGATTTTCGCCGAGTTCTTGAGCGAGTTCTTTACCGACATCATGGATCTCGTCTATGGCAACCATGGTTCGGTGAACAAACTGCTCGGTGACGGTATCATGTCGACTTTCGGCTGCCCGGTACCGAGCGAACACGACGTGCTGAACGCGGCGAAATGTGCGCTGCAGATTCGTAATCATCTGGCGACCTTTAACGACGTGCGCCCCGATTACATAAAAGAGCCGATTCGGGTCGGCATGGGAATCGCCACCGGCAAAGTATTTGCGGGCAATATCGGTTCAGTGCGCCGTATGGAATATACAGTTCTGGGTGACCCGGTTAATCTCGCGAGCCGTTTAGAATCAATGACCAAAGAAGCGGGTGTCGATATTCTGATTGATGGCAACACGCGCCACCGCCTGGGAAATCTCATTAAATGCCGCAAGGTCGCACATTCAGGTGTTCGCGGTAAACTGCAAGAGATTGAAATTTATTCTCTCGACGAACTGGTAAAAAGATAA
- a CDS encoding Hpt domain-containing protein yields MTKNISSFLQGLSQASLSRKILIAIVTIVLILSSVSLLFIDQGVRRQVEKNILTQLDAAATAYIELNDARLEQVLSRTQFFIQSPTFQRDLRGAPATSAKVSAGFKKVTDFDFLMVVSFTGRVLIDSVHPELAGKAVPADYQDLLQKTVENGRYLGMWSENEKLYQLVGLPLLGSDAVLLAGNVVSDKFAYKIDELSRNQITFFNKDKVVASAFSKEQIPDIEKAMADIKANLPQDGGEGKTKHSQTFSLSIGGESYLAIVGAIENVPEGGYLIASSKDKQLALLYRIEFIIIITGIGGLIFAIGMAVFFSRGLTRSVNLLVKDVEQVKQGNLEHKINATSQDEIGFLSEMFDSLRIAFRDAQQELKDYAETLEDKVRERTAELSQANSALTEAKGETDRIMQTVGQGLFLVQKEGNEYRIGSQHSKALEEMLASSDLAGKDILAILKKALPEGSIKKTTDYLELMFKPEIKEAVMANINPLRETEMNFTSTSGPAQQKFLQFKFKRIMADGKIMHLMAAVTDVTKQVLLDRKLKETEEKNAGQMEMLFGILHVEPRMLSEFISDMEEDIALINDTLKPGGAQQPLAEKLAIIYRAMHTIKGNASILNLKFFAGKAHEYEEKVGELQQKEDLGGQDFLPLVLKLNEMIETLREVKSLIQRITQFQATFTGEKKNVDLLVRAVESNVQKLSTELGKQAELTHDKFDPDHVPAQHRKLLKDILIQLTRNSMTHGLELPADRKAAGKSETGRIEIGTRKSATGTELFFKDDGRGLQIDKLRKKAIESGKYTAADVASWDAGTVAGVIFIPGISTADSTTMNAGRGIGMDIIKEKVDSIGGKIELSFEAGKFCEFKILLPASGK; encoded by the coding sequence ATGACAAAGAATATTAGTTCTTTCTTGCAGGGGCTCTCGCAGGCGAGCCTCAGCCGAAAGATTCTCATTGCGATCGTCACGATCGTTCTGATTCTTTCGTCGGTTTCGCTGCTCTTCATCGACCAGGGCGTTCGTCGCCAGGTTGAGAAGAATATTCTGACGCAGCTCGATGCTGCGGCGACTGCGTACATTGAACTCAATGACGCGCGCCTCGAGCAGGTGCTTTCGCGTACGCAGTTTTTCATTCAGAGCCCGACCTTTCAGCGCGATCTGCGGGGCGCACCGGCTACTTCAGCCAAAGTATCAGCCGGATTTAAAAAAGTCACGGATTTTGACTTTCTGATGGTCGTCAGTTTCACTGGCCGCGTACTCATCGACAGCGTACACCCTGAACTGGCAGGCAAAGCCGTGCCTGCTGACTATCAAGACCTGTTGCAGAAGACTGTCGAAAACGGCCGCTACCTCGGTATGTGGAGCGAGAATGAGAAGCTCTACCAGCTCGTCGGTCTGCCTCTCTTGGGTTCAGATGCTGTCTTGCTCGCGGGCAATGTAGTCAGCGACAAGTTTGCGTACAAGATAGACGAACTCAGCCGCAACCAGATTACCTTCTTTAACAAAGACAAGGTTGTCGCTTCTGCATTCTCGAAAGAGCAGATTCCCGATATCGAAAAAGCCATGGCTGATATCAAGGCGAACCTGCCGCAAGACGGCGGTGAAGGCAAAACCAAACATTCTCAGACTTTTTCACTCAGCATTGGCGGCGAATCGTACCTCGCCATTGTCGGGGCGATTGAAAACGTGCCCGAAGGCGGCTACCTGATAGCGTCTTCTAAAGATAAACAGCTCGCGCTGCTCTACCGCATCGAGTTCATCATTATCATCACAGGCATTGGCGGTTTGATTTTTGCGATCGGCATGGCTGTCTTTTTCTCTCGCGGCCTCACTCGGTCGGTGAACCTGCTCGTGAAAGACGTCGAGCAGGTAAAACAGGGCAATCTTGAGCACAAGATCAATGCCACTTCGCAAGACGAAATCGGTTTTCTCTCTGAAATGTTCGATTCGTTGCGTATTGCATTCCGTGATGCGCAGCAAGAACTCAAGGACTACGCCGAAACTCTCGAAGACAAGGTGCGCGAGCGTACGGCTGAGTTGTCGCAGGCAAACAGCGCCTTAACCGAAGCGAAGGGTGAAACCGACCGCATTATGCAGACGGTTGGCCAGGGGCTTTTTCTGGTTCAGAAAGAAGGCAATGAATACCGCATCGGCAGCCAGCATTCGAAAGCACTCGAAGAGATGCTTGCTTCAAGCGACCTTGCGGGCAAAGACATTCTGGCGATTCTGAAAAAGGCGCTGCCTGAGGGGTCTATCAAGAAGACCACCGATTACCTCGAGCTCATGTTCAAGCCCGAGATCAAAGAGGCGGTGATGGCGAACATCAACCCGCTGCGTGAAACAGAGATGAACTTTACTTCTACCAGCGGCCCGGCGCAGCAAAAGTTTTTGCAGTTCAAGTTCAAGCGCATTATGGCAGACGGCAAGATCATGCACCTCATGGCCGCCGTCACCGACGTCACCAAACAGGTGTTGCTCGATAGAAAACTGAAAGAGACAGAAGAGAAAAACGCCGGCCAAATGGAAATGCTGTTTGGTATTTTGCACGTCGAACCGCGCATGCTCAGCGAATTTATTTCAGACATGGAAGAAGACATCGCGCTGATCAACGATACGCTGAAACCCGGCGGCGCGCAGCAGCCTTTGGCCGAGAAGCTGGCGATCATCTACCGGGCAATGCACACGATCAAGGGCAATGCTTCGATTCTGAACCTCAAGTTCTTCGCCGGCAAGGCGCATGAGTACGAAGAAAAAGTGGGGGAGCTTCAACAGAAAGAAGACCTCGGCGGCCAGGACTTCTTGCCGCTCGTGCTGAAACTCAATGAAATGATCGAGACTCTGCGCGAAGTGAAGTCGCTTATACAGCGAATCACGCAGTTTCAGGCAACTTTCACGGGTGAAAAAAAGAACGTCGATCTGCTGGTGCGCGCGGTGGAATCGAACGTGCAGAAACTCAGTACCGAGCTCGGCAAGCAGGCCGAACTTACACATGATAAGTTCGACCCAGACCACGTGCCGGCACAGCACCGAAAGCTGCTGAAAGATATTCTCATTCAGCTGACACGCAATTCGATGACGCACGGGCTTGAACTGCCGGCAGACAGAAAAGCTGCGGGCAAGAGCGAAACTGGTCGCATCGAAATCGGCACGCGCAAATCAGCGACAGGCACCGAACTCTTTTTCAAAGACGATGGTCGCGGATTGCAGATTGATAAACTGCGCAAGAAGGCCATTGAGTCGGGCAAGTACACGGCTGCAGACGTCGCCTCGTGGGATGCCGGCACCGTCGCCGGTGTTATCTTTATACCGGGAATCAGCACCGCCGACAGCACGACGATGAACGCCGGCCGGGGCATCGGTATGGATATCATCAAAGAAAAAGTCGATTCGATCGGCGGCAAAATTGAACTCAGTTTTGAAGCAGGCAAATTCTGTGAATTCAAGATTTTATTGCCAGCATCGGGAAAATAA
- a CDS encoding ferritin family protein encodes MSAVKNTSFLEAVAAGIQHEKDFFDFCMKTHDELAAGPVKNFFFDLAEDSVEHIKLIESIYKKYSGSSDLPNLKHLGQVHKFHATAIQRLIRKLDRNLKQSTQGSEFEALRLALQETQDAAEAFAKLADKFTDTGIKMLFRQMSSFNKERSILLEGALVYQHPMIDDAAEREYHLEVVSVELPPQTRPAAKAVPKKAAVKKATKPKPKKAVKKVAKKPTKKAKPTAKVAKKKAKPK; translated from the coding sequence ATGTCTGCTGTAAAAAATACCAGTTTTCTTGAAGCCGTTGCTGCGGGAATTCAGCACGAGAAAGATTTCTTTGATTTCTGCATGAAGACGCATGACGAGCTTGCCGCGGGGCCGGTGAAGAATTTCTTTTTCGACCTTGCCGAAGATAGCGTTGAGCATATTAAGCTCATTGAAAGTATCTACAAGAAATACTCGGGTAGCAGTGATCTACCCAACCTCAAGCATCTGGGCCAGGTACACAAGTTTCATGCAACCGCTATTCAGCGGCTGATTCGCAAGCTCGACCGCAATCTCAAGCAAAGTACACAAGGCAGCGAATTTGAAGCTCTTCGCCTGGCGCTGCAAGAGACGCAAGACGCGGCTGAGGCTTTTGCGAAACTTGCTGACAAATTTACCGACACCGGTATCAAAATGCTATTCAGGCAGATGTCGAGCTTCAATAAAGAACGCTCAATTTTGCTTGAAGGTGCGCTCGTCTACCAGCACCCGATGATCGACGATGCTGCCGAACGGGAATACCATCTCGAAGTTGTGAGCGTCGAACTGCCGCCACAGACAAGGCCTGCTGCCAAAGCGGTGCCTAAGAAAGCTGCGGTGAAGAAGGCGACGAAGCCTAAGCCCAAAAAGGCGGTCAAGAAAGTGGCGAAGAAACCCACCAAAAAGGCGAAGCCCACGGCGAAGGTCGCGAAAAAGAAAGCCAAGCCGAAATAG
- a CDS encoding acyl-CoA dehydrogenase family protein, whose product MIQSNYFADNADLQQHFSELVDWHDIISTYENGFVDAAEYQKTKNPRYEMAPASDDEALQYYTEILNSCGEIAGMHVSQAAQAIDREGLKFEGGNVVHPQKMMDVIQKYRDAGLPPIAFRRKYGGLGLPGVVKAMASELMYRADTSTTIAMGSMGLAGILEKHASEEAKEKWIPKMIAENYCVAMGLSEPDFGSDLPSVRTKAVQRDGKWYLTGTKRFQTVACGLNGGPAIMLALARTGEGSSGARGLSFFIVERKDYKITGIEKKLGLKASATCEVALEDAPGELVGQEGYGLVRYVIGMLNGARMGIASQGVGLAQAALMEAKKYAAERIQFGKPIAEIPAVARLISRIEREVAAMRCLMIEGATIVDRYQCAEFHNKVTEDSKFWEKIANTITPISKYYNSEMCNDLVDDALQVFGGSGYTEDYDLARLYRDARITNIYDGTTQIQVNAAIGGVIAGMAPSGQWRSYLDSLTKLIGKNDTIAEIRTKFEDVVTAWRSFEDRDLKEGMSFEVVESAARLVNSLLLEKATLRASNKAERARLNAAYHTDSLAIVTGNLIRLKAS is encoded by the coding sequence ATGATTCAGAGTAACTACTTCGCCGACAATGCAGACCTGCAGCAGCACTTCAGCGAGCTCGTCGATTGGCACGACATCATCAGCACGTATGAGAATGGCTTTGTCGACGCGGCCGAGTACCAGAAGACTAAAAATCCTCGTTATGAAATGGCGCCTGCATCTGACGACGAGGCGCTGCAGTACTATACCGAAATATTGAACTCGTGTGGCGAAATCGCCGGTATGCATGTTTCGCAGGCGGCGCAGGCGATTGATCGCGAGGGGCTTAAATTCGAGGGCGGCAACGTCGTGCACCCGCAAAAGATGATGGACGTGATTCAAAAATACCGCGATGCCGGATTACCCCCGATCGCGTTTCGGCGTAAGTATGGCGGCCTTGGGCTGCCGGGCGTTGTCAAGGCAATGGCGTCTGAACTCATGTACCGTGCCGACACCTCGACCACGATTGCGATGGGCTCGATGGGTCTCGCGGGCATTCTCGAAAAGCATGCCTCTGAAGAAGCGAAAGAAAAATGGATTCCGAAAATGATCGCCGAGAACTACTGCGTCGCGATGGGGCTATCAGAACCCGACTTCGGCTCTGACCTGCCTTCGGTGCGCACCAAGGCGGTGCAGCGCGACGGCAAGTGGTACCTCACCGGCACCAAACGCTTTCAAACCGTCGCGTGTGGCCTCAACGGCGGCCCCGCGATTATGCTCGCGCTCGCGCGCACGGGTGAAGGTTCGTCGGGCGCGCGCGGCCTTTCGTTCTTTATCGTTGAACGCAAAGACTACAAGATTACCGGCATCGAAAAAAAACTCGGCCTCAAAGCTTCGGCGACGTGTGAGGTAGCACTCGAAGATGCTCCCGGCGAACTCGTCGGCCAAGAAGGTTATGGCCTCGTGCGCTATGTTATCGGCATGCTGAACGGCGCGCGCATGGGCATCGCCTCGCAGGGCGTGGGCCTCGCGCAGGCGGCTCTCATGGAAGCGAAAAAATATGCTGCCGAGCGCATACAGTTCGGCAAGCCGATTGCAGAGATTCCCGCTGTGGCACGGCTCATCAGCCGCATCGAACGCGAGGTTGCCGCGATGCGCTGCCTCATGATCGAAGGGGCGACGATCGTCGACCGCTACCAGTGCGCCGAGTTTCATAACAAGGTCACCGAAGACTCGAAGTTCTGGGAAAAAATCGCGAACACGATCACTCCTATTTCAAAGTATTACAATTCTGAAATGTGCAATGACCTCGTCGACGACGCGCTGCAGGTTTTCGGTGGCTCGGGTTATACCGAAGACTACGACCTCGCGCGCCTTTACCGCGATGCGCGCATCACCAATATCTACGATGGCACGACGCAAATTCAGGTGAACGCGGCAATAGGTGGAGTGATCGCCGGCATGGCACCGAGCGGCCAGTGGCGGTCATACCTCGACAGCCTCACAAAACTCATTGGCAAAAACGACACAATCGCCGAAATACGCACAAAATTTGAAGACGTGGTCACAGCCTGGCGCTCATTCGAAGACCGCGATCTTAAAGAGGGAATGTCATTCGAAGTCGTCGAATCAGCCGCGCGGCTGGTGAACAGCCTTTTGCTCGAAAAAGCCACCCTGCGCGCGAGCAACAAGGCCGAACGCGCGCGCCTTAACGCAGCCTACCACACCGACTCGCTGGCGATTGTGACGGGTAATTTGATTCGGTTGAAGGCAAGTTGA
- a CDS encoding type II toxin-antitoxin system RelE/ParE family toxin — protein sequence MKKFKVVWAAGARADFELLIQHLIDRESAVSEKIFEALLAQADSLETAPERGRKVPELLSLGVVDVREIFYKPWRIIYRISENEVRILMVIDGRRNLADELLRSLTTTTQ from the coding sequence ATGAAGAAATTCAAAGTAGTCTGGGCCGCCGGAGCCCGGGCAGATTTTGAACTCTTAATTCAGCATTTAATCGACAGGGAATCTGCTGTCTCAGAGAAAATTTTTGAGGCTTTACTGGCTCAAGCGGATTCTCTGGAAACAGCACCTGAACGAGGGCGAAAAGTTCCAGAACTGCTATCGCTCGGTGTGGTCGATGTGCGGGAGATTTTCTATAAGCCCTGGCGTATTATCTATCGTATCAGCGAAAACGAAGTCAGAATACTTATGGTAATTGACGGCAGACGAAACCTGGCAGATGAGCTACTGCGTAGCCTCACAACTACCACTCAGTGA
- a CDS encoding type II toxin-antitoxin system Phd/YefM family antitoxin, which produces MNLAEDIKPISYVKAHAAEIIEKMAENHRPIIITQNGEAKAVLTDIETYQQQQDTMAMLKLVALRERDIEESGGIPHEEAKKHFREYFRKLKAKR; this is translated from the coding sequence ATGAACCTCGCCGAAGACATCAAACCGATATCGTATGTAAAAGCCCACGCGGCAGAGATTATTGAGAAAATGGCAGAGAACCACAGGCCGATCATCATCACGCAGAACGGCGAGGCAAAGGCGGTGCTGACTGATATTGAAACCTACCAACAGCAGCAAGATACCATGGCGATGCTGAAGCTGGTGGCGCTGCGTGAACGCGACATTGAAGAAAGCGGCGGCATTCCTCATGAAGAGGCCAAGAAGCATTTTCGGGAATATTTTCGTAAACTCAAAGCAAAGAGATGA
- a CDS encoding cytochrome-c peroxidase produces the protein MALAFTLSAASCAQEDKDALFSDTEIAIIKTLIYQAPAGEASNAYVNTPAAATLGQQFFWDTQFSGAILIQGNRTTSPINYSAGQERRINCAACHDPNFGWADSATKPNDVSLGANFTSRNAPTVLNASFNSYSLWDGSTDSVWSIARPAIEGNPHNFHRYGVAYIICNANTAPTGNYFTQHNTVFPGAAGATATATVCGSLAAPSSANGYGKTLYEAVGFAANRVHVDRIFANFGKAIGAYEHLLVSKNSAFDQWAEGNENAMTVSQKRGLKIFIGKGNCIRCHSGPNFSDGSFHNLGVPQVGGYSGSNDQGRFTGVTKLLDSADNGAFNTSTAFNDSSTTNRVSGLSAKTSDVGKFKTPTLRSVNKTPPYFHNGTFTSLWDVVNFYNFAGNAGSFPGTKDPILTTRRMTNEEMEDLVNFLKALEGEALSSTLTSNTAPTIASW, from the coding sequence ATGGCGTTAGCTTTCACTTTGAGTGCTGCCTCCTGCGCGCAAGAAGACAAAGACGCTCTGTTCTCAGACACCGAAATTGCGATTATTAAGACGCTGATTTATCAGGCCCCAGCGGGAGAGGCGAGTAATGCCTATGTAAATACGCCTGCAGCGGCGACCTTGGGGCAGCAATTCTTTTGGGATACTCAGTTTTCTGGTGCGATTCTTATTCAGGGTAATCGGACAACATCCCCGATAAACTATTCTGCTGGGCAGGAGCGCCGGATTAATTGCGCGGCATGCCACGATCCAAACTTTGGTTGGGCAGACAGTGCAACTAAGCCAAATGACGTTTCCCTTGGGGCAAATTTTACCAGCAGAAATGCGCCGACAGTCTTGAACGCTTCGTTTAATTCGTACAGCCTTTGGGATGGTTCAACTGATTCAGTTTGGTCAATAGCTCGGCCGGCAATTGAGGGCAATCCACACAATTTCCACCGTTATGGGGTGGCTTACATAATATGTAATGCTAATACTGCTCCCACGGGAAATTACTTTACCCAGCACAATACAGTGTTCCCTGGAGCTGCGGGCGCGACTGCAACTGCAACGGTTTGCGGCAGCTTAGCTGCACCTTCGAGCGCCAATGGATATGGCAAGACGCTTTACGAAGCAGTTGGCTTTGCTGCCAATCGCGTTCACGTAGACAGAATTTTCGCTAACTTTGGCAAAGCCATCGGTGCGTACGAGCACTTGCTCGTTTCGAAAAATTCAGCCTTCGACCAATGGGCTGAAGGCAATGAAAATGCGATGACTGTCTCGCAAAAACGAGGTCTAAAGATATTTATTGGTAAGGGTAATTGTATACGCTGCCACAGCGGACCTAATTTTAGCGACGGCAGTTTTCACAACCTTGGCGTGCCGCAGGTCGGCGGCTATTCAGGCAGCAATGATCAGGGGCGGTTTACTGGAGTGACAAAACTCTTGGATTCAGCCGATAACGGTGCTTTCAATACTTCAACGGCTTTCAACGATAGCTCTACCACGAACCGCGTTTCGGGCCTTAGCGCGAAAACTTCCGATGTCGGCAAATTCAAAACACCTACTTTGCGCAGTGTCAACAAGACGCCGCCATATTTTCATAATGGTACTTTCACCAGTCTATGGGATGTCGTAAATTTCTACAATTTCGCTGGCAATGCGGGTAGCTTTCCTGGCACCAAAGACCCAATTCTTACAACTCGTCGTATGACGAATGAAGAGATGGAAGATTTGGTGAATTTTCTGAAGGCACTCGAAGGCGAAGCGCTGTCTTCTACCCTGACGAGCAACACTGCACCGACGATAGCAAGCTGGTAG